The proteins below are encoded in one region of Streptomyces marianii:
- a CDS encoding BlaI/MecI/CopY family transcriptional regulator, translating into MPRQLGELEDAVMTRIWQWNRPVTVREVLEDLQQERSIAYTTVMTVMDNLHQKGWVRREVEGRAYRYTAVSTRAAYSAALMNEAWSKSDNPAAALVAFFGMMSPEQRQALRDAIRVVQRDPEGEAPEPGREGSPRGVAEGSPEREAEGADGGGGAGR; encoded by the coding sequence GTGCCCCGCCAATTGGGAGAGCTCGAAGACGCCGTCATGACGCGCATCTGGCAATGGAACCGCCCGGTGACGGTGCGCGAAGTGCTGGAAGATCTCCAGCAGGAACGGTCCATCGCCTACACCACGGTCATGACCGTAATGGACAATCTCCATCAGAAGGGCTGGGTTCGCAGGGAAGTCGAAGGCCGCGCCTATCGATATACCGCGGTCTCCACCCGGGCCGCCTACTCGGCCGCACTGATGAACGAAGCCTGGTCGAAGAGCGACAACCCCGCTGCGGCTCTTGTCGCCTTCTTCGGCATGATGTCGCCGGAGCAGCGCCAGGCGCTCCGTGACGCGATCCGCGTCGTCCAGCGCGACCCCGAGGGAGAAGCTCCGGAGCCCGGGCGGGAAGGGTCTCCACGAGGTGTGGCGGAAGGTTCTCCCGAACGGGAGGCCGAGGGCGCCGACGGCGGGGGCGGGGCGGGGCGATAG
- a CDS encoding SCO3374 family protein, which produces MAFTLPAPRVPLDDGSTRWYKNELGWATAEGPPLRLITGLRFDALQLPADAGKALLRRCRRTGPVARAGDRILLLVAAGSAEELPGLLDWLEWGGIGLELTALGAGGSVPAPMPPGLAVPAWAPQGAAVWLRPPKPGREVEPSLPAFGAVGHPGDGSGGGGGAPDLVRLVDAAANACHRARLLRAYAGGPHTNAQPLAFS; this is translated from the coding sequence ATGGCCTTCACTCTCCCGGCACCTCGCGTGCCGCTCGATGACGGCAGCACAAGGTGGTACAAGAACGAGCTTGGCTGGGCTACGGCCGAAGGGCCACCGCTACGGCTGATCACCGGGCTGCGGTTCGACGCGCTGCAGCTGCCGGCGGACGCCGGGAAGGCTCTGTTGCGGCGCTGCCGGCGCACCGGACCGGTCGCCAGGGCGGGAGACAGAATTCTGCTCCTGGTCGCCGCGGGCAGCGCCGAGGAGCTGCCCGGGCTGCTCGACTGGCTGGAGTGGGGCGGGATCGGCCTGGAGCTGACCGCCCTCGGGGCGGGCGGATCCGTGCCCGCGCCGATGCCCCCGGGGCTCGCGGTCCCGGCCTGGGCGCCTCAGGGGGCCGCCGTGTGGCTGCGGCCCCCGAAGCCGGGGCGCGAGGTGGAACCGTCACTGCCGGCGTTCGGCGCCGTGGGGCACCCGGGCGACGGGTCCGGGGGCGGTGGGGGCGCCCCCGACCTCGTACGGCTCGTGGACGCGGCGGCGAACGCCTGCCACAGGGCCCGTCTGCTGCGCGCGTATGCGGGCGGGCCGCACACGAACGCTCAGCCGTTGGCCTTCTCGTAG
- a CDS encoding ATP-dependent Clp protease ATP-binding subunit has product MFERFTDRARRVVVLAQEEARMLNHNYIGTEHILLGLIHEGEGVAAKALESLGISLEAVRQQVEEIIGQGQQAPSGHIPFTPRAKKVLELSLREALQLGHNYIGTEHILLGLIREGEGVAAQVLVKLGADLNRVRQQVIQLLSGYQGKEAATAGGPAEGTPSTSLVLDQFGRNLTQAARESKLDPVIGREKEIERVMQVLSRRTKNNPVLIGEPGVGKTAVVEGLAQAIVKGEVPETLKDKHLYTLDLGALVAGSRYRGDFEERLKKVLKEIRTRGDIILFIDELHTLVGAGAAEGAIDAASILKPMLARGELQTIGATTLDEYRKHLEKDAALERRFQPIQVAEPSLPHTIEILKGLRDRYEAHHRVSITDEALVQAATLADRYISDRFLPDKAIDLIDEAGSRMRIRRMTAPPDLREFDEKIAGVRRDKESAIDSQDFEKAASLRDKEKQLLAAKAKREKEWKAGDMDVVAEVDGELIAEVLATATGIPVFKLTEEESSRLLRMEDELHKRVIGQKDAIKALSQAIRRTRAGLKDPKRPGGSFIFAGPSGVGKTELSKTLAEFLFGDEDALISLDMSEFSEKHTVSRLFGSPPGYVGYEEGGQLTEKVRRKPFSVVLFDEVEKAHPDIFNSLLQILEDGRLTDSQGRVVDFKNTVIIMTTNLGTRDISKGFNLGFAAQGDVKTGYERMKAKVNDELKQHFRPEFLNRVDDTVVFHQLSQDDIIQIVDLMIAKVDERLKDRDMGIELSQEAKLLLAKKGYDPVLGARPLRRTIQREIEDLLSEKILFGELRPGHIVVVDTEGEGEEKKFTFRGEEKSALPDVPPIESAAGGSGPNLSKDA; this is encoded by the coding sequence ATGTTCGAGAGGTTCACCGACCGCGCGCGGCGGGTTGTCGTCCTGGCTCAGGAAGAAGCCCGGATGCTCAACCACAACTACATCGGCACCGAGCACATCCTCCTGGGCCTTATCCACGAGGGTGAGGGTGTCGCCGCTAAGGCCCTGGAGAGCCTCGGGATTTCGCTCGAGGCGGTCCGCCAGCAGGTGGAGGAGATCATCGGCCAGGGCCAGCAGGCCCCGTCCGGGCACATCCCCTTCACCCCTCGTGCCAAGAAGGTCCTGGAGCTGTCGCTCCGGGAGGCTCTTCAGCTGGGCCACAACTACATCGGCACCGAGCACATCCTGCTCGGCCTGATCCGCGAGGGCGAGGGTGTCGCCGCCCAGGTCCTCGTGAAGCTGGGCGCCGATCTCAACCGGGTGCGGCAGCAGGTCATCCAGCTGCTCTCCGGTTACCAGGGCAAGGAGGCCGCCACCGCCGGCGGTCCGGCCGAGGGCACGCCCTCGACCTCCCTCGTTCTCGACCAGTTCGGCCGGAACCTCACCCAGGCGGCCCGCGAGTCCAAGCTCGACCCGGTCATCGGGCGCGAGAAGGAGATCGAGCGGGTCATGCAGGTGCTGTCCCGCCGCACCAAGAACAACCCGGTCCTCATCGGCGAGCCCGGCGTCGGCAAGACCGCCGTCGTCGAGGGCCTGGCGCAGGCCATCGTCAAGGGCGAGGTGCCCGAGACCCTCAAGGACAAGCACCTCTACACCCTCGACCTCGGCGCGCTGGTCGCCGGCTCCCGCTACCGCGGTGACTTCGAGGAGCGCCTGAAGAAGGTCCTCAAGGAGATCCGCACCCGCGGCGACATCATCCTGTTCATCGACGAGCTGCACACCCTGGTGGGTGCGGGCGCCGCCGAGGGCGCGATCGACGCCGCCTCCATCCTCAAGCCGATGCTGGCCCGCGGCGAGCTGCAGACCATCGGTGCGACGACGCTCGACGAGTACCGCAAGCACCTGGAGAAGGACGCGGCCCTGGAGCGCCGCTTCCAGCCCATCCAGGTCGCGGAGCCGTCCCTGCCGCACACCATCGAGATCCTCAAGGGCCTGCGCGACCGCTACGAGGCGCACCACCGCGTCTCCATCACGGACGAGGCGCTGGTCCAGGCCGCGACCCTGGCCGACCGGTACATCTCGGACCGCTTCCTGCCGGACAAGGCGATCGACCTGATCGACGAGGCCGGTTCCCGGATGCGCATCCGCCGGATGACCGCGCCGCCGGACCTCCGCGAGTTCGACGAGAAGATCGCCGGTGTCCGCCGGGACAAGGAGTCCGCGATCGACTCGCAGGACTTCGAGAAGGCAGCCTCCCTGCGCGACAAGGAGAAGCAGCTGCTGGCGGCGAAGGCCAAGCGGGAGAAGGAGTGGAAGGCCGGCGACATGGACGTCGTCGCCGAGGTCGACGGCGAGCTGATCGCCGAGGTCCTCGCCACGGCGACCGGCATCCCGGTCTTCAAGCTGACGGAGGAGGAGTCCTCCCGTCTGCTCCGCATGGAGGACGAGCTCCACAAGCGCGTCATCGGCCAGAAGGACGCCATCAAGGCGCTGTCCCAGGCGATCCGGCGTACGCGTGCCGGCCTGAAGGACCCGAAGCGCCCCGGTGGTTCGTTCATCTTCGCCGGCCCGTCCGGTGTCGGTAAGACCGAACTGTCCAAGACACTGGCCGAGTTCCTCTTCGGCGACGAGGACGCGCTGATCTCCCTCGACATGTCGGAGTTCAGCGAGAAGCACACGGTCTCCCGCCTCTTCGGTTCCCCGCCCGGATACGTGGGCTACGAGGAGGGCGGCCAGCTCACCGAGAAGGTCCGCCGCAAGCCGTTCTCCGTCGTCCTCTTCGACGAGGTCGAGAAGGCCCACCCCGACATCTTCAACTCCCTTCTCCAGATCCTGGAGGACGGTCGCCTGACCGACTCCCAGGGCCGGGTCGTGGACTTCAAGAACACGGTCATCATCATGACGACCAACCTCGGCACCCGGGACATCTCCAAGGGCTTCAACCTGGGCTTCGCAGCCCAGGGCGACGTCAAGACCGGCTACGAGCGGATGAAGGCCAAGGTCAACGACGAGCTGAAGCAGCACTTCCGGCCGGAGTTCCTCAACCGTGTCGACGACACGGTCGTCTTCCACCAGCTGTCCCAGGACGACATCATCCAGATCGTCGACCTGATGATCGCCAAGGTGGACGAGCGGTTGAAGGACCGCGACATGGGCATCGAGCTCAGCCAGGAGGCCAAGCTCCTGCTGGCGAAGAAGGGCTACGACCCGGTCCTGGGCGCCCGGCCGCTGCGCCGCACGATCCAGCGGGAGATCGAGGACCTGCTCTCCGAGAAGATCCTCTTCGGCGAGCTGCGTCCCGGTCACATCGTGGTGGTCGACACCGAGGGCGAGGGTGAGGAGAAGAAGTTCACCTTCCGCGGTGAGGAGAAGTCGGCTCTGCCGGACGTCCCGCCGATCGAGTCGGCGGCCGGCGGCAGCGGGCCGAACCTGTCGAAGGACGCCTGA
- a CDS encoding histone-like nucleoid-structuring protein Lsr2 yields MAQKVQVLLVDDLDGGEADETVTFALDGKTYEIDLTTANADKLRGLLEPYTKGGRRTGGRASAGRGKGRAATSTGSKDTAEIRKWAKENGYSVNDRGRVPAEIREAYEKANG; encoded by the coding sequence GTGGCACAGAAGGTTCAGGTCCTTCTTGTCGATGACCTCGACGGCGGCGAGGCGGACGAGACCGTGACGTTCGCTCTGGACGGCAAGACCTACGAGATCGACCTCACCACCGCCAACGCGGACAAGCTCCGCGGTCTACTCGAGCCCTACACCAAGGGCGGCCGGCGTACCGGCGGCCGTGCCTCGGCCGGCCGCGGAAAGGGCCGTGCCGCGACCTCGACGGGCAGCAAGGACACCGCGGAGATCCGGAAGTGGGCGAAGGAGAACGGCTACAGCGTCAACGACCGCGGCCGCGTCCCCGCCGAGATCCGTGAGGCCTACGAGAAGGCCAACGGCTGA
- a CDS encoding amino-acid N-acetyltransferase → MSSEQSPPNAAANAVTVRRARTGDVPAVRRLVDPYVSEGILLDKATVTLYEDIQEFWVAERDSDARVVGCGALHVMWEDLAEVRTLAVDPQFRGAGVGHHVLGKLLHTARWLGVRRVFCLTFEVDFFAKHGFVEIGETPVDGDVYSELLRSYDEGVAEFLGLERVKPNTLGNSRMLLHL, encoded by the coding sequence ATGTCGTCAGAGCAGTCGCCCCCCAATGCCGCAGCAAATGCCGTCACGGTCCGCCGGGCCAGGACCGGCGATGTGCCGGCCGTGCGCCGTCTCGTGGACCCGTACGTGAGCGAAGGTATCCTGCTCGACAAAGCGACCGTGACGCTTTACGAGGACATCCAGGAGTTCTGGGTCGCGGAACGCGACTCGGACGCCCGGGTGGTCGGCTGCGGTGCCCTCCACGTGATGTGGGAGGACCTCGCCGAAGTCCGTACCCTCGCGGTGGACCCCCAGTTCAGGGGTGCCGGCGTCGGCCACCACGTGCTCGGCAAGCTGCTGCACACCGCCCGCTGGCTGGGTGTGCGGCGGGTATTCTGCCTGACCTTCGAAGTCGACTTCTTCGCGAAGCACGGGTTCGTGGAGATCGGGGAGACCCCGGTTGACGGAGATGTCTACAGCGAGCTGCTGCGTTCCTATGACGAGGGTGTCGCCGAGTTCCTCGGCCTCGAACGGGTGAAGCCGAACACCTTGGGTAACAGCCGGATGCTTCTGCACCTGTGA
- the dacB gene encoding D-alanyl-D-alanine carboxypeptidase/D-alanyl-D-alanine endopeptidase, with product MSPKPRGHGRRDPFLRGVRRARTWPLTLLLVAALTWSGGSAPAGAGPSDTGLKGAIDTILADPRMDGGAASVVVADATTGERLYERDAGDRLMPASNTKLATSAAAMALLGPGYRFRTEVLSTGRRYGSVLHGDLYLRGGGDPTTLASDYEGLAARLRESGIRRVTGRVVADDTRFDTGRLGRSWAADDESSYYSAQISPLTVAPDTDYDSGTVVVEASPGAAPGDRPEVKLTPPTDYVRVDVRGSTVPAGQADTLAVEREHGTNTIVVGGDIPVGGSTTKEWITVWEPTGYAAAVFADALAEHGVRVTGTPRLGRPTPPGAKVLATHSSMPLKELMLPFMKLSNNMHAETLTKAIGYETSGSGTWSAGLSAVDGYLEKEGVEAAKLRQVDGSGLSRMNVFPADQLARLLLAVRDAPWYAGWQASLPVACHPDRAVGGTLRNRMCNTPAALGARAKTGSLTGASALSGYVEDAAGRELVFSIVLNNYLASSVKSIEDAIVVTLAGSDTAAGTIAAAPSVPGLRSADRKAPSDLECTWRKPDVC from the coding sequence ATGAGCCCGAAACCACGCGGGCACGGCCGCCGCGACCCCTTCCTCCGCGGTGTCCGCCGCGCCCGGACCTGGCCGCTCACCCTTCTCCTCGTAGCCGCGCTCACCTGGAGCGGCGGCAGCGCGCCCGCCGGGGCAGGGCCCTCGGACACCGGACTCAAGGGCGCGATCGACACGATCCTCGCCGACCCCCGGATGGACGGCGGTGCCGCGAGCGTCGTCGTCGCCGACGCCACCACCGGGGAACGGCTCTACGAACGCGACGCCGGCGACCGGCTGATGCCCGCGTCCAACACGAAACTCGCCACATCGGCCGCCGCGATGGCCCTGCTCGGCCCCGGCTACCGGTTCCGTACCGAAGTGCTGTCCACCGGCCGCCGATACGGCTCGGTCCTGCACGGGGACCTGTACCTCCGCGGCGGGGGCGACCCCACCACGCTCGCCTCCGACTACGAAGGACTCGCCGCCCGGCTGCGGGAGTCGGGCATCCGCAGGGTCACCGGTCGAGTCGTCGCCGACGACACCCGATTCGACACCGGCCGCCTGGGCCGGTCCTGGGCCGCCGACGACGAGTCCTCGTACTACTCCGCCCAGATCTCGCCGCTGACCGTCGCACCCGACACCGACTACGACTCCGGCACCGTCGTCGTGGAGGCGTCACCCGGCGCCGCACCCGGCGACAGGCCGGAGGTGAAGCTCACCCCGCCGACGGACTACGTGCGGGTCGACGTCCGGGGCAGCACCGTCCCCGCCGGGCAGGCCGACACCCTCGCCGTCGAGCGCGAGCACGGCACCAACACCATCGTGGTCGGCGGGGACATCCCGGTCGGCGGGTCCACCACCAAGGAGTGGATCACCGTGTGGGAGCCCACCGGCTACGCCGCTGCCGTGTTCGCCGACGCCCTGGCCGAGCACGGCGTACGCGTCACCGGCACCCCGCGCCTGGGCAGGCCCACTCCGCCCGGCGCGAAGGTCCTCGCCACCCACAGCTCCATGCCGCTGAAGGAGCTGATGCTCCCGTTCATGAAGCTGTCCAACAACATGCACGCCGAGACGCTGACCAAGGCGATCGGCTACGAGACGTCCGGAAGCGGCACCTGGAGCGCGGGACTCTCCGCCGTCGACGGCTATCTGGAGAAGGAGGGCGTCGAAGCCGCGAAGCTGCGCCAGGTCGACGGCTCCGGGCTGTCCAGGATGAACGTCTTCCCCGCCGACCAGCTCGCCCGCCTGCTGCTCGCGGTCCGGGACGCGCCCTGGTACGCCGGCTGGCAGGCGTCCCTGCCCGTCGCCTGCCACCCCGACCGCGCCGTCGGCGGCACGCTCCGCAACCGGATGTGCAACACCCCGGCGGCGCTCGGCGCCCGCGCCAAGACCGGGTCCCTGACCGGGGCCTCGGCCCTCTCCGGATACGTCGAGGACGCCGCCGGCCGCGAACTGGTCTTCAGCATCGTGCTCAACAACTATCTCGCGTCCTCCGTGAAGAGCATCGAGGACGCGATCGTGGTGACGCTGGCCGGGTCCGACACGGCCGCCGGCACGATCGCCGCGGCGCCCTCCGTACCGGGCCTGCGAAGCGCCGACCGGAAGGCACCCTCGGATCTCGAATGCACCTGGCGGAAACCCGATGTCTGCTGA